A region of the Bdellovibrio sp. ArHS genome:
ACGGATGCCCCCGACTTCATCTACCCTGCAAACTCGATGGGCATTATGAAAAATGCCTATTTCACCAAGAAGAATTCAAAATGGATTTTTAACGGAAGAACCTCTTTGCAAAACATGCGCATCGGCGTGATCAACGGCTATACCTACGGCGATAGTATCGACCGGATGATTCGCAATCGTCATAAATCCTTCATCCCCTTCTCGGGGGAAAAACCTTTGGAGCAAATGGTTCGCATGATTGAAAGCAATCGTTTGGATGCTTTTGTCGAAAATCCCGTTGCTCTTCATCATGCGCTTCAGGGGTTGGAAATTTCAGCGAACTCTTTGAAAGTGGCGGGCTGGGTCACAGCGCAGGACCCCTACTTGTTCGTGGGCTTTTCACCAAACGCGGCGGCGGCGAAAGAATATGCGGCGATCCTGAACCGCGGGATCGAAGAATTGCGTCGCACAGGAGAACTGCAACGCATTTTGGATAAATATAATTTGGAAGATTGGGAAAAATCCAAGATCTCGTTAGGAGCCTTGGATGACTTTCGCCCCCGTGTCCTCAAGAGCTCTTTTGATCTTCTCGACATGTTCAATGCTCGAAGTCTCTAAGACGAAATCGATACGGGTTTCTCGCAATGAAAGCCCCTGAGAAACGCGGTCATGGCGAACTTCTAGAATATTGGCTTTCTGTCCGGCGATCGCTTGAGTCAAGCGGCTGAGATTTCCTGGCAAATCGTCCACGATCACCGACAACTCACACAGTCGACCGCGCAAAATCTGACCGCGATCGATGATTTTTGAAATGATATTTAGATCAATGTTGCCGCCACTGACGATCACGCAACACTTCTTACCCAAATTCAAAGAGCGTGACATAGCTGCCGCCATTGCGGCCGCTCCCGATCCTTCGGCCACGGTCTTTGCCCGCTCCATCAGAAACACGATCGCTTCGGCGATTTCGTCATCGCTGACCGTCACTACTTCGTCGACATACTTCGAAATAAAGTTTTCGTACATCACGACCGAGGGATTTTTAATGGCGATGCCATCGGCGATGGTCGCCGCTCTTTTATGTGCCGACAAAGGTGGTTCTTTGTGAAACATATTTGCCATACCCGGTGAGCGATCACTTTGCACACCGATCACTCGAATCTTCGGATTGATTGTTTTAACGGCTAAAGAAACACCGCTAATCAATCCGCCACCGCCAATAGGCACAATGATGCTATCTAGGTCAGGCAGCTTTTCCAAAACTTCAATACCGATGGTTCCCTGTCCAGCTATCACATAGGGGTCCTGGTAAGGGTGTACGAAAGTGTAGCCGTGTTCTTTTTCAAGCTTCTGGGCATGTTCATAGGCTTCGTCGTAGATTTCGCCTTTAAGAACTACGTTGGCACCGTAGGCACGCGTCGCTGCGGCTTTGCTGATAGAGGCATTTTCTGGCATCACGATCGTAGCCTTCACACCTGCCAAAGTCGCCGAATGGGCCACACCTTGCGCGTGATTTCCAGCCGAACTGGCCACCACACCTCGGGCTTTTTCTTCAGAAGTCAGATTCGAAATCTTGTTGTAGGCGCCCCGAAACTTGAAACTTCCGGTGCGCTGGGTATTTTCGAATTTAAAGTACATTTCCGTGTTCAGCAATTTACTGGCGCTGACCGAATGACTGAGCTCCGTAGAACAAATAACATCTTTGATTAATTCGCGCGCTTTTTGAATATCTGCAAAAGTGACTTTCATTGTGAACTACGACTCCCAGTACGCCGTTAACCCCCAGACCGGC
Encoded here:
- a CDS encoding transporter substrate-binding domain-containing protein, with product MNIMVAKILIIVATVLFKSMSFAEVISVRSDYWCPYVCDPQSAKPGYMVEILHQVFEKKGHKVEMKLMNWVRAVKEVRTNKAQALVAASHTDAPDFIYPANSMGIMKNAYFTKKNSKWIFNGRTSLQNMRIGVINGYTYGDSIDRMIRNRHKSFIPFSGEKPLEQMVRMIESNRLDAFVENPVALHHALQGLEISANSLKVAGWVTAQDPYLFVGFSPNAAAAKEYAAILNRGIEELRRTGELQRILDKYNLEDWEKSKISLGALDDFRPRVLKSSFDLLDMFNARSL
- the ilvA gene encoding threonine ammonia-lyase gives rise to the protein MKVTFADIQKARELIKDVICSTELSHSVSASKLLNTEMYFKFENTQRTGSFKFRGAYNKISNLTSEEKARGVVASSAGNHAQGVAHSATLAGVKATIVMPENASISKAAATRAYGANVVLKGEIYDEAYEHAQKLEKEHGYTFVHPYQDPYVIAGQGTIGIEVLEKLPDLDSIIVPIGGGGLISGVSLAVKTINPKIRVIGVQSDRSPGMANMFHKEPPLSAHKRAATIADGIAIKNPSVVMYENFISKYVDEVVTVSDDEIAEAIVFLMERAKTVAEGSGAAAMAAAMSRSLNLGKKCCVIVSGGNIDLNIISKIIDRGQILRGRLCELSVIVDDLPGNLSRLTQAIAGQKANILEVRHDRVSQGLSLRETRIDFVLETSSIEHVEKIKRALEDTGAKVIQGS